From one Nitrospira sp. MA-1 genomic stretch:
- a CDS encoding HEAT repeat domain-containing protein, whose protein sequence is MRAWATCGFITIVLLVGLFGSEGLARRTYLDADQKAKLDAIQTILIHVLALTEHGKVDGTVIEDVVRQRLEELGYTVVTSRDVPYDVRVNVKCEEQKTWSGTTRAGGDADQIGSPSRLWKGPACLFSYQLDGRDLGWYKEARTKFEDSGQAAQAANAPQPGPYAIQELAKQIQEFDFPVMLAAEWGHNTRLFKLLNNPQTPNKRKIRIFSLMPQVESQQYIPLLKELIQDPEIAEEAIVAMSSAGSEAIPLLTEIFHTQTDSAIRAAAAKGLGEIASLTGDPTITPPMLAYVVENLSHIKTSSDIDFPVMTEVVWSLGKLRNAKAVAPISELENKIWVIHDNSKEMAELREATSWTYKQIEMDSQIQ, encoded by the coding sequence ATGAGGGCATGGGCAACATGTGGATTCATTACCATAGTTTTGCTCGTTGGGCTTTTCGGCTCAGAGGGCTTGGCCAGGCGGACGTATCTCGACGCAGACCAAAAAGCGAAACTCGACGCCATTCAAACCATTCTGATTCATGTCCTGGCGTTGACAGAGCATGGGAAAGTAGATGGGACCGTCATAGAAGATGTTGTACGACAGCGATTGGAAGAATTGGGGTACACCGTCGTGACCAGTCGGGATGTTCCATACGATGTGAGGGTAAACGTCAAATGCGAGGAACAAAAAACATGGTCAGGAACCACTCGGGCCGGCGGCGATGCCGACCAAATCGGGTCCCCCTCCCGTCTTTGGAAGGGGCCGGCCTGTCTTTTTTCCTATCAGTTGGATGGACGAGACCTGGGTTGGTACAAAGAAGCGCGAACCAAGTTTGAAGATTCCGGCCAAGCCGCCCAGGCCGCGAATGCACCACAGCCCGGTCCCTATGCCATTCAAGAATTAGCCAAGCAAATTCAAGAATTCGATTTCCCCGTTATGCTCGCTGCGGAATGGGGACATAATACCCGACTTTTCAAGCTCCTCAATAATCCTCAGACACCAAATAAACGAAAGATTAGAATCTTTTCCTTAATGCCTCAGGTGGAATCCCAACAATACATTCCCTTACTGAAAGAACTCATCCAAGATCCTGAAATAGCGGAAGAAGCTATCGTGGCCATGTCCAGCGCGGGAAGCGAAGCTATTCCCCTCCTGACAGAAATTTTTCACACCCAGACGGACTCGGCGATTCGAGCAGCCGCAGCCAAAGGGTTAGGGGAAATTGCCTCGCTAACCGGAGATCCCACCATCACCCCCCCCATGCTTGCCTATGTTGTTGAGAATCTTTCACACATCAAGACATCTTCGGACATCGATTTTCCCGTTATGACTGAGGTCGTGTGGAGTTTAGGCAAACTGCGAAATGCAAAAGCTGTTGCCCCCATTTCTGAGCTGGAAAACAAAATTTGGGTGATTCATGACAATTCGAAAGAAATGGCCGAACTGCGGGAGGCCACGAGTTGGACCTATAAACAAATCGAAATGGATTCGCAGATCCAGTAG
- a CDS encoding HEAT repeat domain-containing protein: MKAWPVFLIFAMLWVDGTQSDARQISPTTEQKTKLETAQIVLVEVLALTEKGRYDAQPLTATVKKRFEEMGYAVTTERSQPYDVEVKVKCEEQKTLTGTSPSGGDVDLADAPDRLWKGPACLLTYFLQQNDFQWKKEVRTNFADARQAAQEAQVDDAGKYAMEHLNQRLMEFDFPVLLSAEWGQIDRLLKLLDNPNTPKLRKVKILSVLSDAHAEEALPQLTKLLESTDLQQEAINALSGAGIESIPLLIDLFQTSRQSNLRAEAAKALGIIASKSGDPRTIPPLAHYVSEVLPHIKTSEDINFPLLTEVVWAIGKLRWGPSIKPISELQDKVWLIHDNSKEMAELREATSWAYKAIALQDAAMLQTY; encoded by the coding sequence ATGAAAGCCTGGCCTGTTTTCCTGATTTTCGCAATGTTGTGGGTTGATGGCACTCAATCCGACGCCCGGCAGATTTCTCCGACCACTGAGCAAAAAACCAAATTAGAAACCGCTCAGATTGTGTTAGTCGAGGTCCTCGCCTTAACAGAAAAAGGGAGGTATGATGCCCAGCCCTTGACTGCCACAGTCAAGAAGCGTTTTGAAGAAATGGGGTATGCAGTCACAACCGAAAGGTCTCAGCCGTACGATGTGGAAGTGAAAGTAAAATGTGAAGAACAAAAAACATTGACCGGCACCTCTCCCAGCGGCGGGGACGTGGACCTGGCCGATGCGCCTGATCGGCTCTGGAAGGGGCCAGCCTGTCTGTTGACCTATTTCCTCCAACAGAACGATTTTCAATGGAAAAAAGAGGTCCGCACGAACTTTGCTGATGCCAGGCAGGCCGCCCAAGAGGCCCAAGTTGACGATGCCGGGAAATATGCGATGGAGCATCTCAACCAAAGGCTTATGGAATTTGACTTCCCTGTCCTGCTCTCTGCCGAGTGGGGCCAAATTGATCGCCTGCTCAAACTGCTGGATAATCCCAACACACCCAAATTGCGGAAGGTAAAAATCCTTTCGGTCCTCAGTGACGCCCATGCGGAAGAAGCGCTTCCGCAACTGACCAAACTCCTCGAGTCCACGGACTTACAGCAAGAAGCCATCAATGCGCTCTCGGGTGCCGGAATCGAATCTATTCCATTACTCATCGATTTATTCCAAACCAGTCGTCAATCGAATCTGCGGGCCGAAGCGGCGAAAGCCTTAGGGATTATTGCTTCCAAGTCGGGAGATCCCCGCACAATTCCCCCCTTGGCGCATTACGTTTCCGAAGTGTTACCTCATATAAAAACCTCAGAAGATATTAATTTCCCCTTGCTCACCGAAGTGGTCTGGGCAATTGGAAAATTGCGATGGGGCCCCTCGATCAAGCCGATTTCGGAACTACAGGATAAAGTGTGGTTGATTCATGACAATTCGAAAGAAATGGCCGAATTGCGAGAGGCCACTAGTTGGGCCTATAAGGCCATAGCGTTACAGGATGCTGCGATGTTGCAAACTTATTAA